CACCCACTTACTACGACACCAAGATAAGCCCGGCCCTCTGCCTACACAGGTGATTAATACGTCGTCTCAGTCTCAGCCGCAGCAATAAGAATGAAGTAACAACCGCACGTCGCTACTGTGCCTACCAGGCAGCCAATGAGAGACTGAGTGGTCTGGATGCTCTTTCCTTTAGCCTTAAACGCGTCTGTATAAGCTGCAACATATTCTGGAGACTTTCCTATCAAGCGGGTCTGTGGGGGGCTTGGAGTGGCCACCATTGCTACGATCACTATGACCGGACCAAGCAGGAAGCCGCCGCCAAGCCAGAGGAGTTTATTGACTTCGGCTTCGGCAGCCGCCTCCGCATCCATTATCGCCTGCGATACTTCATCGCGGGATGTTTCCTGAACCTCGACCTCGACTTCAACTTCAGGGCTAACTACGCTTGCTATTGCTGATTGTTTTATCTTCAGGATTTTCGAGTCCGTCTTGAGTCTGATGTCTCGCTGGTCTGCTCGATAATCTCTCCGCTATAGGTCTTTCCAGATTTCATGATTACAGTGTCCGCGAAAAGCGGAGCAGCAATCAAAGTGGAAATCAGCACGAAGACGAGCGCCCCTTTCATTACACCTCCCTTGCCAAGGTTTTGATAGGCAAAATGCCAATATTATGCACTTCTAGATGTGTGTTTAGTTCTAATCGTTTCGTGCTTCGTACTTCCTGTCATGATTCTGGAAGCAGCCTCCACCTTTTGTTGAGGGTTATCATATGTTGCCATCACTATTCTGTCAAGGGTAAAACTGGGGAGCAGCAACTAGGACGAAGATCAGTACGAGTGTGATCGGTCCTTTCATATCATCAACTTTGTCATCAGTCTGGTCAACAGCTGACTATCCTTTGCCGGAACGAAATGCACAGCCTATGTTCTCATATATTTGTAACTGCCACGAGTGAGGGAAGTCAAGGGAAAAGTCTGATTGACACGAACTTAGCCAAGGCGTGAAATAATAGGTCGCTGTCGATCATATCAGTTCGAAGAACGAATCCTTGCCCAGATGGTAGCAGTATTTCTTGACAAGTTTTCTCAGACTATTACCGCCGTCCAAAAACATCCAACCCATTGGCTCCAAAAAGCACATTCTTTCCACGTCAAAGATCCGGCGTGTCTCATCAGTAAGGACAAAACGCATCATAGGCGAATAGGTCAACATTCGTATTAGTCCCTCTTCCACTCTAGAATCACTATGTCCCCAAGAACTGGAAAGGAGACGTTTCAGCGAATCAACATCCTGGTCTACAATGAATACGATAATCTGATTCTTTTTTATATCGATTTTGAAGTGCTGCAGTTTTGCGAAGTCTCTAACTCCATTTTCGACAATAGAGATTTCCTCATCTGCAAAGATCTTTGGGGAGCTTCTTCTCAGAAAAACCCGGGCGTTGGGATGCTCATAGATCTCGTATCCCTCGGGAATCGTCCTTACCAAAACACCATCATCCTTCTTGGAGAAGAAATACTTGGGTTTGCTAGTTCTGGTTTTCCCCCGGTGAAGGTAGTAGGTGTCGCCCGAACGATTTATGTATTCAACTGGCATCAAACATCCTGTATTTCAAAGGCCAGGTGGCAAAGTGTTCCATTCAGTTCCCCTATGGTCGTAATCAGAGCTGAACTTCATCTCACCTCTTGTGTGTTTGCGAACACCGAATCATCAGGGCAAGCCTGAAATCCAACGGCTTCCATGTTTACCCAGGGAAGAATTCAGTTCTTCCCAATTTATACACCGGCCAGAGAGGATAGACAATCCCTTTTTGGAAATGGTGGTGCAGAGTGCCAATGAACGAAAGTTGACAACCAGTCCACAGATATCGACTTTAACACCAAAATGTTAACATCCCTTCTGCAAAGTGTTTGCGATTGACAAAATTTGATTGACACCGTTGCTCCTCAGTGTTAAAGTGCAGTCGCGTTCTTTGTATCACGCATATGTGGTTTGGGTGTTTTTGGCATGCTCTGCGTGCCGAGGAAGAATAGGGAATCCCGTGAGATACGGGAGCGGCCCCGCCACTGTAAGCGGATAATCCGCTGTCAGTCACTGTTCAGATTTTGAATGGGAAGGCTGACAGCCCGATGTTCCGTGAGCCAGGAGACCTGCCCAGACCGTTCAACGCAGGAAAGCCTTCGAGGGGGAGGCTGATGCGAAACGCAACCCGACCTCGATGGTCGGGAATTTTTTTGTGCTCATGGCTGTGATTCGCAGGATTCAGACCGGCAGTTACATAGTGGTTCTCGCCCTCTTTCTCTGTGCTGGGTGTGCAGAAGAGACGGGAGAAGATCACCTCACTTTCACTTTCACTGATGACAGGGGAAAAGAGGTGGTCCTTCCAAGTCCGGTTAGAAGGATCATTTCCCTCGCTCCTTCCTTCACCGAGATAGTCTACGCGCTCGGCGCGGAGGAGAAACTTGTCGGAGTGACCACATATTGCGACTATCCTCAAGAAGCAGCCCTGGAACCAAAAGTGGGCGATTTTCTCAATCCAAGTATTGAAAGAGTCATTGCGATGAAACCCGACTGCGTCCTTGCCACAGCCCCCAGTCAGGCCAGGACCATTGACAGGCTGGAGAAGCTGGGATTGAACGTGGTCCAATTGAATCCAGAATCAATCCTGGGCGTGGAGAGGTGCATTGTCCAGATTGGTGAGATACTGGACAGAAAAGACGCTGCTGATTCTCTGGTCGATCAGTTCAGGGGTTCAATCCGACGGATGAGACATTTGACATCTTCGATTGAGAATAAGAAGAGGGTTTTCCTGGAGATGGACACCAATCCGCTCGTTTCCCCGGGTCCGGCATCTTTTGTGGGTGAGCTCTTAACTCTTGCTGGCGGTGAGAACGTAGTCCAATCAAATTCCAGGTATCCGGTCGTCAATCCTGAGTTTGTGATCAAAGAAGATCCCGAAGTGATTATTATTGCCAACCCGGCGGTCTCACCAGAAGAAGTGAAATCGCGGCTCGGATGGGGGACAATCAGCGCAATCAGATGGGGGAGAGTCTACAGTATAGAGGCTGGCAAGATTTCGCGGCCAGGGCCAAGGGCTGTCAAAGGCGCTGAGGAACTATTCAGGCTCATCTACCAAACGAGCGAAAAATCTGAGTCAGAGGGATAGAAGCAATGGTGCGCAAAAAGTGGACACATCTTCTCTTTCTTTCCATCCTTCTCGTGGTTGTAGCCTTTGTTTCCATGGGAATCGGACCTTCTTGGGTTTCCTCCATAAGTATTTACAGGGTCAGGTTTCCAAGAGTTGTACTGGGCATATTTGCCGGCTCATCGCTTGCATTGATAGGAGCAGCCCTCCAGGGCATACTCAAGAATCCTCTTGCTGATCCCTATATCCTGGGAGTTTCAAGCGGGGCAGCATTTGGAGCAGCCCTGGCCATAGTGTTGAGAATAGCGGCTTCTCTGTTGACGCCCATCTTTGGATTTCTGGGGGCCATACTGGCGATTGTGGCGGTGTACAGCCTTGCAAGGTCGGAGGGGCGCATACCGAAGGATACTCTCCTGCTCAGCGGAGTCCTCGTTGGCTTCTTCTTTTCCGCACTGGTCATGCTCTTGATGGTGATGGCCAAGTCTGAACTTCACCAGATTACCTACCTTCTTATGGGAAACCTGGGATTCATTTTCGGCAGGAGAGATGTTCCCGTTTTTGCCGCGTTTGCGATGGTGGTGATCGTGTGTGGAGTCATCATCTACTCGCGTTCGCGGGAGATGAATATACTGTCGCTGGGAGAAGAGGGGGCGAGACAGCTAGGCGTAGAAACTGAGAAACTGAAGATGATGGTTTTCGTCACATCTTCTCTAGTTGTAGGTTCAGTAGTTGCTTTTTGTGGGGCTATTGGGTTCATCGGGCTGATGGTCCCGCACATCGCACGCATCATCGTGGGACCAGACCACAGAAGACTGATAGTCGCCTCTCTGCTTCTGGGAGGCACTTTTCTTCTCATTGCTGATGCAATCGCCAGGACAGTCGCGCCTGTTGAGCTTCCTGTTGGTGTGATAACGGCGATTTTTGGGGTTCCATTTTTTGGATACTTGCTGAAAAGGAGACGGACACGCTTTGATTAGAGTACACAACGTTAACGTGTCATACGATGGTATTCTTGCTCTTGATGGTCTCTGCTTGAGTGTGGCCAATGGCGAGTTCGCAGGGCTGATAGGTCCCAATGGGTGCGGGAAATCGACTCTGGTGAGGGTGGTATCGGGCATAATAAAACCTGACGAGGGATCCGTTGAGCTGAACGACAAACCCCTGTCGGAGATGTCCAGGAATGAAATAGCTAGAACTGTGGCTGTGGTTCCTCAGGAGAGCCACTTCTTTCTCGACTTCAGTTGCCTTGACATAGTGTTGATGGGCAGAAACCCATATCTTCGAAGGTTTCAAGCAGAGACTGAAAAGGATTATGAGGTTACACTGGATGCGATGAGTGTGACTGACACGACGCATCTCAGGGAGAGAGGGATAAACGAAATCTCCGGGGGTGAGAAGCAGAGGATCGTAATAGCAAGGGCTCTTGCACAAAGACCCAGAGTTCTTCTGCTTGATGAGCCGACGGCACATCTGGATATAGACCATGAGATTGAAATCTTCGATCTGCTGAAGAGGTTGAATAGAGAAGGGCTGACCATAATCGTCGTCTCGCATGATTTGAATCTCGCTGCGGAGTTCTGTGGTCGAATCCTCTTAATGGTTAAGGGCAAAGTGGCCGCTGAAGGAAGACCGGAAAATGTTATCGCACCACAGGTCTTGAAGAGCGTGTATGGTTCAAGAATTGTGGTTGAAAAAAATCCCAAAACAGGTGCTCCACATGTTCTTCTTGCGCCTGAGCATGGAGGTGAGGATGATGAAGAGGGTAGTTGAGATGATTGTGATATTGCTGCTGCCGTATATTTGTCTTGCGGCTGAAGAGTCTTCTGTTGTAGACAGTCTCGACCAAATTCCAGTATATGAGATGCCGGGCATAACGGTCACTGCAACCAGAGTCCCCCACAGGCTTTCAGATGTTCCTCTTGGAGCTGAGGTGATAACTGCATCGGAGATTGAAGAAAGCGGGGCGTCTGACGTTGGGGAACTCCTGAGGAGTGGTGTGGGCGTTGACGTTAAGAGCTATGGGTATTTGGGTTCAGCGTCTTCCATATCTATTCGCGGCTCTGCGTCAGGTCAGGTGCTTGTCTTGGTGGATGGCAGGCCCATCAACTCTGTTTCTCTTGGCGTAGCAGACCTGAGCGAAGTCACCTTGTCCGATGTTAGAAGAGTTGAAGTGGTGAGGGGTCCTGTGTCCAGCCTGTGGGGCGCGAATGCACTCGGGGGGGTGGTGAACATCATAACCGGTTTCACGAGCGAGAAGACATCATCGAAAGCGACTGCCGAGTTTGGTTCCCTTAGAAAGCAGAACTACAGCGCAACTGCAACAAGCTACTTCGGAGATTTCGGCCTTAATCTATCGACTTCGTGGAGGAGCGCGGATGGTGAGCGCGACAACAGCGACTATGAGGGACGGAAGTTCTCTGGGAAGATTGGCTATTCCGGCATGGAATGGCTGAATGCAGACCTGACCGGCGCGCTTGAGCGTTTTGAACTCGGCCTGCCTGGCCCGATCCCCGATTCTATTTCCGAATACGGCAACGAAGATGTTAGTTCATTGTTTGACCGTCAGAAGAATGATAAGCGGTATCTTGATCTATCCGTTGAGATGAAGCTGAGCGAAAAGAATAGAGGAAGAGCCAAGTTTTACTATGACAGAAGGGAGATGGACTATCATGCAGTCTATGATGGCTGGGACTCAAACACCTTCTCTTACTACAAAGCGATTGAAGATGATAACTACCTGACAACTGTTGTGGGAACGAATCTTCAGTTCGAGGTGTTGAATGCCGTCAATGACGGAGTAGTTGTGGGCCTTGATGTGGCCATTTCAAAGTTCGATGCAACACAGGTCGTATTGAATGACAGCACCAAGGAAAAGACAGTAACCCGTTGGACCCCTTCTGACACAGTGTTAGGAATCTATGTCGAGAGCCACTTTCATCCAACTGAGATGGTTGGCCTAATCGGCAGCGCCAGGTATGATAGAAGCTGGGCTTACGGTGACCGGATAAGCCCCAATGCCGGGATCATAGCCCAATTTTCCCCCCGTGCTCGCGCAAAGTTTTCGATAGGCCAGGCGTTCCGTGCGCCCACGCTGAACGACCTGTACTGGCCTGAATCGGAATGGACAGGTGGGAACCCGGACTTGAGACCTGAGATAGGTGTAGGAATGGAACTGCGGGTTGAGTATGAGCCGCTGGAACTGTTGAACGTCGCTAGCTCTGTGTTCCGAAGGGATGTTGAGAATTTGATCGTCTGGGCACCCTCCTCAGACTACAAATGGCGCCCCACAAACCTGAATGAGTTCCACAGCAATGGTATCGAAATTGAGTTTGAGCTGGGGCCGATCAGCGATGCAAAATTGAAGGGCCATCTCACGTATAACTATGCATTTCAGAAGGACCAGGAGGCAGGTGATCGTGAGTATGATCGGTCTTTGGTTGAAAGGCGTGCTGCGTTTATACCAAAAACCAAAGGGCACCTGAGCGGATCATATAAGGCTCCTTTTGGGCTCGACTTCTTGATGGATGTTGAATACACAGGCAGAAGAGTAGCCTACTTCGAGGACTATATTGGATTTAACCCAGTTACAGTTGAGAAATGGCTTGAGGATGCAACTGTCGTTAATGGCAATGTGGGTTTCAACGTGGGCCCTCAGTATTTCTTCATCAAAGTTGACAATATCTTCGATAGTAGATATTCAGAGGAGTTCGGGTACAAGCTAACCGACAGAGACTACCCGAGGCCAGGCCGCACATTCAGCTATGGAATGAAAATACATTTGAAATAAAGTACAAAGTACTAAGAGCGAAATAGGCCCGAGCCTTCGTGAGAAGGCGCGTGGAATATTTCGTCCTTCGTCGGCGTCAGCCGACGGAGGAGGACGAAGAACTAAGCGCCCACCCCGCACCACCAACAACAGAAATTAAGAAACTCAGAAATCGGGAAATTGAAAGCCCAGGAACGGGTCTAGTAGCTGACGGCTGATAGCTGATACGGGCTAGCTATCTTGTGTCTTACAAGAAAATGATCTCTGTGTTCTCTGTGGTTAAAATACTGACCACTGAGGTCACTGAGATTCTACGAGGGTTTGGAGCCAGATATCAGTCTCTGTGTTCTCTGTGGTTGAAGGGCCTTCCTGAGAGCTGACAACTGGTAGCTTCGGGTGTTTGACACTCGGTTATGCCTCTGGTATACTGCGGACATGCTGAACAGATTCCTGTTCGTCTTACTCTCCACCCTCTTTTGCCTGTCGGCGTGTTACGGAGAATACCTGGACCCTATCTCGCTCGATCATGAAGGTCCACATTTTCCAGTGAGCCCTACAATACTTGCAGACACGATTTCTCTTGAATATGTGTCTGTGCCGCCGCTTAAGAGCATCTATTTGAAAGAAATCTCTGTCTGGGGTGGGTTGCCGATGCTCAACTCCCTCGTGCCCGGCCACATTGCCAGTCTTTCTATGGATAGTCTGCGTAGTCTCCACCTGATGCGTGCATCCGGGGCCATTGAGTTGGCCACGGGTGGCATACATAATTGCCTGGGCTACGTAGGTCAGCCTTGCTTCGCATCCGTTCGAGCTCCTAATCCGAGAGGCATACTCTTTCTGAAGGACGGAATACCAGTCAATGATGAGATGACCGGTGCGTTCGATGTCTCGCACATATCGCTCGTAAGCCTGAGTAAGATAGAAATTATGAGCGAGTGTGGTTCCAGTATTTACGGTCCGAATGGTTCAGACGCGGTTGTAAACCTGGTAACCAAAACCTTTTGGGGAGGTCTTCCCTATTCAAGGGTCGCGATCTCTGGCGGCAGCCACGATTTAACAAGGGCAGAGCTGGAGTTCGGTCGCAGCTTTGGCAAATCCTGGAGTGGATACGCCTCAGCAGCATATCTAAAAGAGGATGGATTCAAATCAAATGCAGATGCAGACATCAAAGACTTCAACGCTGATCTGTCGTATGACCTTGGAGCAATGAAGGCAGGCGTATCAGTCTGGCGCAGAGACGGAAAGGTTGGCATTCCAGGTGATACGATTGGA
This portion of the candidate division TA06 bacterium genome encodes:
- a CDS encoding TonB-dependent receptor, with the protein product MVQELWLKKIPKQVLHMFFLRLSMEVRMMKRVVEMIVILLLPYICLAAEESSVVDSLDQIPVYEMPGITVTATRVPHRLSDVPLGAEVITASEIEESGASDVGELLRSGVGVDVKSYGYLGSASSISIRGSASGQVLVLVDGRPINSVSLGVADLSEVTLSDVRRVEVVRGPVSSLWGANALGGVVNIITGFTSEKTSSKATAEFGSLRKQNYSATATSYFGDFGLNLSTSWRSADGERDNSDYEGRKFSGKIGYSGMEWLNADLTGALERFELGLPGPIPDSISEYGNEDVSSLFDRQKNDKRYLDLSVEMKLSEKNRGRAKFYYDRREMDYHAVYDGWDSNTFSYYKAIEDDNYLTTVVGTNLQFEVLNAVNDGVVVGLDVAISKFDATQVVLNDSTKEKTVTRWTPSDTVLGIYVESHFHPTEMVGLIGSARYDRSWAYGDRISPNAGIIAQFSPRARAKFSIGQAFRAPTLNDLYWPESEWTGGNPDLRPEIGVGMELRVEYEPLELLNVASSVFRRDVENLIVWAPSSDYKWRPTNLNEFHSNGIEIEFELGPISDAKLKGHLTYNYAFQKDQEAGDREYDRSLVERRAAFIPKTKGHLSGSYKAPFGLDFLMDVEYTGRRVAYFEDYIGFNPVTVEKWLEDATVVNGNVGFNVGPQYFFIKVDNIFDSRYSEEFGYKLTDRDYPRPGRTFSYGMKIHLK
- a CDS encoding iron ABC transporter permease: MVRKKWTHLLFLSILLVVVAFVSMGIGPSWVSSISIYRVRFPRVVLGIFAGSSLALIGAALQGILKNPLADPYILGVSSGAAFGAALAIVLRIAASLLTPIFGFLGAILAIVAVYSLARSEGRIPKDTLLLSGVLVGFFFSALVMLLMVMAKSELHQITYLLMGNLGFIFGRRDVPVFAAFAMVVIVCGVIIYSRSREMNILSLGEEGARQLGVETEKLKMMVFVTSSLVVGSVVAFCGAIGFIGLMVPHIARIIVGPDHRRLIVASLLLGGTFLLIADAIARTVAPVELPVGVITAIFGVPFFGYLLKRRRTRFD
- a CDS encoding ABC transporter ATP-binding protein, which encodes MIRVHNVNVSYDGILALDGLCLSVANGEFAGLIGPNGCGKSTLVRVVSGIIKPDEGSVELNDKPLSEMSRNEIARTVAVVPQESHFFLDFSCLDIVLMGRNPYLRRFQAETEKDYEVTLDAMSVTDTTHLRERGINEISGGEKQRIVIARALAQRPRVLLLDEPTAHLDIDHEIEIFDLLKRLNREGLTIIVVSHDLNLAAEFCGRILLMVKGKVAAEGRPENVIAPQVLKSVYGSRIVVEKNPKTGAPHVLLAPEHGGEDDEEGS
- a CDS encoding cobalamin-binding protein: MVGNFFVLMAVIRRIQTGSYIVVLALFLCAGCAEETGEDHLTFTFTDDRGKEVVLPSPVRRIISLAPSFTEIVYALGAEEKLVGVTTYCDYPQEAALEPKVGDFLNPSIERVIAMKPDCVLATAPSQARTIDRLEKLGLNVVQLNPESILGVERCIVQIGEILDRKDAADSLVDQFRGSIRRMRHLTSSIENKKRVFLEMDTNPLVSPGPASFVGELLTLAGGENVVQSNSRYPVVNPEFVIKEDPEVIIIANPAVSPEEVKSRLGWGTISAIRWGRVYSIEAGKISRPGPRAVKGAEELFRLIYQTSEKSESEG